The region CGAGGTCTATCTCCGTTAGTTTTTAATTTAAATCTTGCACGCTCGATTCTTCTTTCTTGTCCAGCTCTATGTTTTTGTTTGTTAATCATTATTTCTTACCAGTTTTTCCAGCTTTACGTTTGATGTACTCATTGGCATATTTAATTCCTTTACCTTTGTAAGGCTCTGGTTCTTTGAAACCACGGATATTTGCCGCTACTTGACCAACTAATTGTCTATCTACACCAGAGATTTTGATTTTTAACTGATCTGTTACATCAATTTTAATCCCCTGAGGCTCAGGAAATACTACTTCATGAGAAAACCCTAGATTCATTACTAAATTGGAACCTTTCTTTTGTGCTCTAAAACCAACACCAAAGATTTCTAAATTCTTTTCCCAACCTGTAGAAACGCCTTTCACACAATTATTAAATAAAGCTCTAACTAAACCATGAAGTGCAAGTGTTTGTTTGTCTTCATTTAATCTAGCGAATTTTACTACATTGCCCTCAACAGACATTGTAATTCCTTTGTACAATGGTGTCGTTAAACTTCCCAAAGGACCTTTAACTTCGATTTTATCTCCCGATTGTTTAACTTCAGTTTTCACTGGGAGAGTTACTATATCTTTACCTACTCTAGACATACTCTTAAAGATATTTGCATTATCCTATTAGGATACCTTGCAAATAACCTCTCCTCCGATTTTTAATTTCATGGCTTTTTTGTTGCTCATAATCCCTTTTGAAGTAGAAATAATCGCAATACCTAGATTACTTTTCACAGGTTTAATATCTTCTGATTGGATATAAACCCTTCTACCTGGTTTAGAAACTCTTTCAATTTCTCGAATTACAGGACGACGTGTATCGTCATATTTTAGAGTAATTGTATACTCAGGAATATTATTCACTTTTGCTTCCTGAAAGTCGGAAATAAATCCTTCTTCTTTCATGATTCCTAAAATGGAATTTTTGATCTTACTTCCAGAAACTTTACAGGTAGGGTGTTTTGCACTACCTGCATTTCTGATTCTAGTAAGCATGTCTGCTATTGGGTCTGATAAACTCATAAATTTTTCCTTTTTTTCTACCAGGATGACTTAGTCACACCTGGAATCTGAGCCGTACTAGCTAGCTCACGAAAACATATTCTACACATTCCGAATCTTCTTATAAAAGCACGAGGTCTTCCGCAAAGAGCACAACGATTGTATGTTCTTACTTTAAACTTAGGCTTTTTATTTTGCCGAGCAACAATGGAAGTTTTAGCCATATTATCTATCTCCTACTTTTTTCTATAAGGCATTCCGAAACCAGCAAGTAGTTCGTATGCCTCTTCATCAGATTTTGTACTAGTTACCATGGTGATATTCATACCATGCATACTGTGAACCTTATCAAATTGAATCTCTGGGAAGATAATTTGCTCTTTGATGCTAAGATTGTAGTTTCCACGACCGTCGAAACCCTTAGGATTCACACCCTTAAAGTCCCTTACCCTCGGTAAAGCCACATTTATAAACCTATCCAAAAATTCAAACATTTTTTCCCCACGAAGAGTAAGCATACAGCCAATGTTCATTTTTTCTCTAAGTTTAAACCCTGCAATAGACTTCTTTGCAACTGTCTTTACTGCTTTTTGACCAGTAATTGCAGCTAAAGTATCTAACGCAGATTCTAATGCTTTAGGGTTTGAATGTCCTTCGCCCATTCCTACGTTTAAAACTATTTTCTCAATTTTAGGAACTTGAGAAGGTGATTTAAAATTAAACTTCTTTAATAAAGCAGATTTAATTTCTTCGTTGTATTTCTTTTTTAATCTTGATTGTTCCATGATTAACCTTTCGATTTAAGAATTCTTTCTTTAGTTCCACTCTTTACTTCAAAACCCACTCTTGCCCCTTTTTTCTTCTTAGAATCATAGAGCATTACATTGGAAATATGGATAGAATTTTCAATTTCGATAATTCCACCTTGAGGGTTTTCTTGAGTTGGTCTAACGTATTTTTTTCTTTTATTTATACCGCTTACAAAGACTCTATCTTTTCTTTTATCAATAGAAAGGACTTTTCCTTTTTTGCCTTTATCCGCACCACCGATGCAGATAACTTCATCGTCTTTTTTAAGTTTAATTTTTTTAAATTTCGTTGGCTCAGAGCCACGATAAGGTAATTTGTTCGCCATTTTATAATACCTCTGGTGCTAAAGAAATAATTTTCATAAACTTTTTATCTCTTAATTCACGAGCAACTGGTCCAAAAATACGAGTCCCTTTTGGATTTCCTTTTTCGTCAATGATTGCTACTGCATTATCATCAAAACGAATATAACTTCCGTCCGGTCTTCTTATTTCTTTTCTTGTTCTTACAACTACTGCTCTTTGAACAGCTTTTGTATGAACTTTTTTCCCGATGGAATCTCTAAGTCCGTATGCAGGCTGTGAGTCTTTTACTGCTACGATAATTTCGTCACCGATAGTGGCATAACGTTTCTTAGATCCACCGAGAACCTTAACACACTGAACTCTTTTAACTCCAGAGTTATCAGCTACCTGTAAAAAAGTTTGCATTTGAATCATTTTATTTCGCTCTCTCTACAATTTTTAAAAGTTTGTGTCTTTTCTGGCTAGACAATGGACGAGTTTCCATTGCTATAATTACATCGCCTTCTTTGCACTCATTTTGTTCATCATGCACTTTCAGACGAGAAGTCTTACGAGTAATCTTTTTGAACATAGGATGATTTTGTCTAAACTCAATTTCCATAACGACTGTTTTCGCCATTTTAGTACTAACTACTTTTCCGGTAACAGTTTTGCGTTTTTTTACTTCTACTTTTTCTTCCATAAGTTTTATCCTTATTTCTTAGCTGCCTTCGTAGCAGCTATTTCTCTTTCTCTCTTTACAGTCAGAAGTCTTGCAACTTTCTTACGCAAATTTCTAATTACCATTGGATTCTCAAGAGACCGAGCAACTACATATTGGAAACGATGAGTTCTAAGTTCCTTTCTAGCTTCTGCAAGCTGGGTAGTTATATCAGTATCTTTAATGTCTTTTAATTTTAACTTCATATCAAAGTCCTCTTCACAAATTCAGTATGAATGGGAAGTTTGTAAGAAGCAAGAGTTAAAGCCTTCTTAGCCGCCGCTTCATCAATACCACTCATTTCAAATAAAACTCTTCCAGGGCGAACTTCAGACACCCAAAATTCTGGATTTCCTTTACCTTTACCCATTCTAGTCTCAGCTGGTTTTTTAGTAACAGGAGTGTGTGGAAAAATCCTAATCCATAATTTTCCGCCTCTTTTTACTCTTCTGTTGATAGAAACACGGGCAGCCTCAATTTGTCTTGCTGTGATTCTTCCGGAGGTAATAGCCATTAGACCAAATTCTCCAAAAGAAACTTTGTTGGCTACTTCATCTTTACCTTTCAGTCTTCCGATGTGCCACTTTCTATATTTTACTCGTTTAGGTGCTAACATATTTGTTACCGGATCCTATTAATTAGTTCTACGTTTAACAGCGTATTTATCTTCAACTTCTTCATTGGAACTAGAGATGTGATCTCCCGCATATGTCCAAACTTTAATACCGATCTGACCGAATGTTGTTAAAGCTTCTTTCATACCAAGATCAATTTTTGCTCTTAGTGTATGAAGTGGAATTCTTCCATCTTTATAACTTTCAGTTCTAGCCATATCCGCCCCATTCAAACGACCAGAAATAGAAATTTTGATTCCTTCTACTCCACCTCTCATCGCTCTTCTTAGTTCAGCTTTCATCACTCTTCTAAATGGCATACGTTGCTCAATTTGAGTTGCGATTGTTTCAGCAATTGCTTGTGCTACAGTTTCTGGCTTTTTTACTTCAATGATATTGATATTGATAGGTTTATCAGACATTGGTTTGAGAAGAGTTTTCACGTTCTCAATATTCTGTCCTTTCTGACCAATTACAACACCTGGTTTAGCAGTATGTAGGTTAACGTTGATTTTTTCTGGAAATCTCTCGATTACTACTTTCACAAGCGAAGAATTTTTAAATTTATTTTGTAAAAATTCTCTAATTTTAATATCTTCGTGTAAATTTTTAGTGTAATCTTCTTTGGCAAACCAAATTGAATCCCACGTTCTTGTAATACCGATTCTTAAACCGACTGGATTAACTTTCTGTCCCATTCAATATCTTCCTATTAATTTGATAATACTACAGTGATATGGCTCAAACGTTTTCTGATTCTAGAAGCACGACCACGTGCCCTTGCTTTAAAACGTTTCATGATCGGTCCATCTTCTACATAAATTTTCTTGATGTAAACTTTGGTTAGATCAATCTTTGCATCGGCAACTACTGCATTAGCCGCTGCGGAGTTTACTACATTTAAAATTTCATCTGCTACTCTTTTTTGAGTAAACTTCAGAATATCCACAGCTTCTGTATAATCGTAGCCTCTCACTTCATTTGCTACTAATCTTGCTTTTCTAGCAGAAACTCTTACATATTTTGCTACAGCTTTAGCTTCCATTAGAGACTCCTATTTTTTAACCTTCTTATCGGCACCTGAGTGACCACGATAAGTTCTAGTTGGAGCAAATTCGCCTAACTTATGCCCAACCATGTTATCATTGATATACACTGGAATAAATTTATTTCCATTGTGGATCATCACTGTATGCCCAATCATATCCGGGAATACAGTACTTCTTCTTGACCAAGTTTTGAAAGGTTTTTTATTTCCTTCCGAATTCATCTTGGTGATCTTACGCATTAAATGGTCATCAATAAAAGGACCTTTTTTAAGACTTCTGGACATAAATTAATTTCCTCTATTCCTATTTCTTTTTCTACCTTGAACGATAAACTTATCGCTAGGTCTTGCTTTTCTTCTGGTCTTGTAACCTTTTGTAGGTTGACCCCAAGGGCTAACAGGATGTCTACCACCGGAAGTTTTACCTTCCCCACCACCGTGCGGGTGATCGACCGGGTTCATTACAACCCCTCTTACTTTTGGTCGTTTACCTAACCATCTGTTTCTTCCCGCTTTACCGATAGAAACTAAGTTATGGTCTTTATTTCCCACAACACCAATTGTTGCATAACATTCTTTACGAACCTTTCTTACTTCCGAAGAAGGAAGTTTTAGAGTAACATAATCACCGTCTTTTGCGGAAACAGTTGCAAAAGCACCGGCTGTTCTAGCCATTTGTGATCCCTTGCCAATATGTAACTCAATATTGTGAACGTCAGTTCCAGGAGGAATTTTACCCAATGGTAGAGAATTTCCTACTTTAATTTCAGCTTTTTCTCCAGAAACAATCACATCACCAACTTTCAATCCTTCCGGAGCTAGTATGTATGCAAACTCACCATCTTTATAAGAAAGAAGTGCAATAAAAGAAGTTCTGTACGGATCGTATTCTAAAGTCTTTACAACTGCAGGAACTCCGTGTTTTACTCTTTTGAAATCAATAATTCTATACTTTCTTTTTACACGTCCGCCTTTGCGTCTAACGGAGATTTTACCGCCATCTCCACGACCGGCATTGTATTTTACCGTTGTGGTTAATGGTTTGTGTGGTCTATCAACTGTTAGCTCCGCAAAATCCAATACGGATTTGTAACGAGTACCAGCAGTAACAGGTTTGAATTTTCTGATACCCATGCTTAAACTCCCTTACCAAATTCTAGAACGGCACCATTGTCAAAAGTAACAATTGCTTTTTTCCAATGCGGTCTTCTAGATGGAAAATTTCTGAATTTCTTCATTTTACCATGATACATGATTACATTTACTGAGCTTGGTGTAACCTGAAAGATTTTTTTAACTGCTTCTTTTATCATTACTTTGTTAGCATCTGGATGAACTTTGAATGTGTATTTTACAGTTCTTTTCCCGATATCTTTTCCAATCTCTTGTGCAGACTGAGATTTTTCCGTAATGATAGGAGCAATGATTATGCTATCTAGATTCATTTACTTGCATCCTTGTATTGATTTACGATTTCTTTCAAGGCACTCTCTGTAATAATCAAATTGTTATTATAAAGAATGTCTCTGCATACGATTCTCTTTGCATTTACATACTTTAGAGTAGGAATGTTTCTAGCAGATGCTTTAAGGAATTTATCTTCGCCAGAAACTACTAGGCTGAAGTTACCATTGGTTACACCCATTGTCTTAAATAAATTAAATACTTCTTTTGTACTAAACTTACTTAATGAAAGATCTTCTAAAATATTGATTTTGCTTTCAGAAGCTTTTTTGTTTAAAATAGAAACTACTGCTACTCTTTTTACATTTCGAGAAAGTGGAATAGAATAATCTCTAGGTTTTGGACCATGAATTACACCACCGCCTACCCAATGAGGAGCACGAGAAGAACCTTGTCTAGCACGACCAGTCCCCTTTTGTGACCAAGGTTTTTTACCACCCCCACTCACTTCGCCTCTGTCTTTTGTAGAATGATTTCCGGAGCGGAGATTTGCATTCTCTGCTTTAATAGCATCGTAAATAGCACCTTTGCTAATCTTATTTGTAAAGATTTCGCCTGGTAATTCTACTTCAGCTAGTGATTGTCCGGTTTTAGAATATTTCTTAGCTTTCATATTAATTCCTTCCCTTCTACAACTTCTCAATCGTAATGATTGATTTTTCAGGACCTGGAACAGAGCCTGATACTAGAAGTATGTTCTTATCCTCATACACTTTCACTACTTTCAAATTTTTGATAGATGTTTTCAAACTACCTGTTCTACCTGGCAGTTTAATCCCTTTAAAAACTCTGGAAGGAGTAGAATTTGCACCCATAGATCCGGGATGACGATGGAATCTAGAACCGTGACCAGCAGGACCACCAGCGTGACCATGTCTTTTCACAACCCCTTGAAATCCTTTTCCTTTACTAATTCCAGTTACCTTTACTACATCATTGTCTTTAAAAATATCTGCGATTTTAATTTCAGAACCAGCAGCCGGAGCATCTCCAGTTAACTCAAATTCTTTTAAATATCTCTTAGGAGATATGTTGTTTTTGGCAAGATGTGAAACTTCTGGTTTTGTGAGCTGTGTTTCTCTCGTGCTACCAAAAGCTAACTGAACAGCAGAGTATCCGTCTGTTTCTACAGTTTTTACCTGAGAAACAAAACAAGGACCTACTTCTATTACAGTTACGGGAATCATATTCCCGTTATCCGCATATATATGCGACATGCCTAATTTTTTACCAATTAAACCCTTAGTCATAATTATTCCTTAAGACTTAATATCTACCGATACACCAGCAGGGAGTTGAAGTTTCATCAATGCTTCAACGGTATCTTCATTTGTGTTTAAGATATCAATAAGTCTTTTATGTGTTCTCATTTCGAATTGCTCACGTGATTTTTTATTCACGTGAGGTGATCTTAGTACCGTAAACTTCTCAATTTTCGTTGGGAGCGGGATTGGACCAGAAACAGTTGCTCCTGTTCTTTTCGCAGTCGCAACAATTTCATAAGTAGATTGATCCACTAACTTGTGATCAAACGCTCTAAGTTTAACTCTAATTCTTTGTCCGGTCATACTTTTACTCAATTATATCAGCCACAACACCTGAGCCGATAGTCTTCCCACCTTCACGAATAGCAAAGTTTAATCCTTTGTCCATCGCAATTGGGTGAATCAATTCGATAGTAACCGATACGTTATCCCCAGGCATAACCATTTCCATTCCAGCAGGTAATGCACATACGCCGGTAATGTCAGTAGTTCTGAAGTAGAATTGTGGACGGTAGTTATTGAAGAATGGCTTATGACGGCCGCCTTCATCTTTAGTTAATACGTATACTTCTGCAGTAAACTTTTTGTGTGGAGTAATAGTTCCTGGTTTAGCAAGGACTTGTCCTCTTTCGATATCTTCCTTTTTGGTTCCACGAAGAAGAGCACCGATGTTGTCCCCTGCTTCTGCTTGATCCAATAATTTACGGAACATTTCAATACCAGTTACAACTGTTTTAGTTGTATCTCTAATTCCAACGATTTCAACTTCTTCGTTGATTTTGAGAACACCAGTTTCTACTCTACCGGTAGCAACAGTTCCACGACCAGTGATAGAGAATACGTCTTCTACTGGCATTAAGAAAGGTTTGTCAGTAATACGTTTTGGATTTGGAACGTAAGTATCAAGAGCTTCCATTAATTTAAGAACAGATTTCATTCCTAATTCAGTGTCTTCGCCTTCGAGAGCTTTTAAAGCAGAACCATGAACGATTGGGATTTCACCTTGTCCTTCTTTAGGAAAGTTGTATTTTTTCAAAAGGTCACGAATTTCTTCTTCAACCATTTCAATCATTTCCGCTCTTTCGTCGTCTTTCAACTGATCAGCTTTGTTTAAATATACGATGATGTAAGGAACACCTACTTGGCGAGCTAAAAGAATATGCTCTTTAGTTTGAGGCATTGCTCCGTCTGTTGCGGATACTACTAATATTGCCGCATCCATTTGAGCAGCTCCGGTGATCATGTTCTTAACATAATCCGCGTGACCTGGACAATCAACGTGCGCATAGTGACGATTAGCTGTTTCATATTCCTGATGAGAAGTAGCGATTGTAATCCCTCTTTCTCTTTCTTCAGGTGCATTGTCAATTTCATCGTACTTAATAGCTTTATTTTTTCCACCAACTGATTTAGCAAGTGTAGCTGTAATTGCTGCAGTTAGAGTTGTTTTACCATGGTCAACGTGACCTATCGTTCCAACGTTTAAGTGTGGTTTGCTTCTATCAAATTTTTCCTTAGCCATCTCTAAATAACTCCTAAAATATTTCTCAAAAAAAAATAAAATTTAAAACTCGAAATGTGACAACGAGGTGAATATAGTTTTTTGAGACAAAAAACCTTTTCCTTTTGTCATATTTCTTAAGGCACTTGTGAAGCCAAGCATGTTTTCAGCAGCCGCTTCGCAAATTAGTAAAGATTTATTGCCATTGACAATATCGGTCTTCACTATCTTAGCATTTCTCTTACCGAGAATTACTAAAACTGAACCATAATATGATTCAGGAACTACAACTTCAAACTGACACAATGGTCCGATTTCAATTGTATTTCCAGGTAAGCAAGACTTAATACCACTAATGATGGCCACCTTTAATAGGTTAGGCGTGATGTCTTCGATAACTTCAGGTCTCTCATAAGAGAGCACTCGGAGGTTTACACCAAGCACTGAATTACCGCGACTTCCATTAGATAATATTTCGTAAAACGCCGATTCTACAGAGGACTTATAATCCTCCTCAAGTTCACATTCCCAAAGGACAGAACTTGAAAAATCAGGACTTTTCTCAAGGGAACTAATTAGAGTTCCACTCTTCAACTTTTGATTAAAAGCAGAGTGTTCGAAAATTACCGTTATAGCCATGTTTTTAAATTTTTCGTATCTGGCAACCTTTAAATTACCGAAAGTAAAAATTTCTGAAACAAATTCTTTGAGTCGACTGATAGCAACATCGAGATGAAGCTCCCCTGCTCCCTTAAGTTCAAACTGTCCAGTTTCTTTTTTTTCCCGAAAATTTAAACCAAAATCTTCCCAAACTAATTTCTCTAGACCTGATCGGAGAATTCCTTTTCCTTCTGAAGTATTTGGCTCTAGAGTGAGCACATACTCGTTATTAGGCACAACGGGGTTAAGATGCATATTTTGCTCTTTTGCATAAAGCGAGCCTGTATCTAAAGAAGAGTGATCCGATATAGTAGCGGCAAATATAGAATAGTCATCCACGATATCCAATTTCAATATTTCATTTGGAGTGAGTTCATACATAGTCTCAATTTTAAATTTCTTATCGAGAGAATAAAACAAATCTCCTGTGCGAACTGGCTCATAGGATTTTATGAAGTAGACCTTGCCTAAATCGGGATGAAGTTGTCTTTTGAATAGTACTCCTTTTACTTTTTCCTCTTCGGAATGGCGACGATGAAAATCCTGCAAGCAAATAAAGTTTAATAACTCTTTGACGCTCGATCCATGAAGCGCACTCCCTGCAAACAAAGGAGTCAGATTACAAGACTGAAAGCCCTGGTTCAATCCGTCTAAAATGATTTTCTTAGATGGCTTTTTGAAATAAGAGTCTATTAATTTATCATTCCACTCAATGAATGGTAGTTCAATTTCTTCTTCGATTTCTTTTTTTTGTAGGATATATTCGATCTGATTTTTGTATTCATCGCGAATCGAAAATACCGGATGCAATTTGCGATTGATATTTGTTTTTAGCTCTTCTAAGAAAACTTTTAAGTCTTCTGCTTTGTCGATCTTATTGATAAATACAATGAGAGGAATTTTCTGCTGTGTAATCTCCTCAAGGAGCATTTCGGTCTGAGAGCGGATACCCGTTGTTATATCCAGAAGTAAAACTGCAATGTCTACGGCTAATAGAGAATTCTGCACCTGTGCGTAAAAATCTAAATGACCGGGAGTATCGATTAAATTAAAAAAGTATTTTTTACCCTTAAATTTATATCTAACCTGAATCGAACTTGCCGCAATTGAAATTCCCCGTTCTATTTCTTCTTTCAGTCTATCACTTTCTGTGGTTCCTTCATTGACGGAACCCGGACTATAAATTTCTCCTGCTTCAAATAAAATTCTTTCCGTAAGCGTAGTTTTCCCCGAATCCACATGGGCAAATATTCCTATATTTCGAATGTTTCGTTTCATAATCAAGCCAGTCCAATGTCAATTTTATGGAAAGGCTTAGTTTGGAAAGAAGAAGGAAAGAAAAGATTACTATGCGAAAGCGTTGGTCGTTCGAACGAAGGGGGACTAGAAGTTTTTTCTTTCTCTCTTTTTAACTGGACGTTGCATTTAAACTGAATAGGTTTGTGACATGGAACAAGTTGATTATATAAAATTTATAACATTTAATCCTAACATTCGATTTGGAAACCCCACCGTCCAAAATTTAAAAAATGAAGTAACCTAAAAGGAATATATTATAGCAGCTAATTTGCAAAAAACTGTCTATATAATACAGGCAAAATTTATTTTCCAATTACATTTTTTTGGTAAGTTCGGAAGCAACACTGCTGACTGCTTCAGCACTTTGTGATAATGCATTGGCGGAAGCAAAATTTTCTTTATTCGCACTTTGGGTTGTTAAAATAGAATTATCAATTTCATTTATAAAAATATTTTGTTTCTTCAGTTCATTCATAACACGTAAGAATTGTTCTTCTAGTTTCAAAATAATTTTAGCAAAGGAATCATTGGTTTTCTTTTGCTCCGAAAGACTACCAGAAACTGAATCTATGTCAGATCGAATCGAATCCATTGTTTGGTACATATGGTCTATAGACTTGAGAATATCACCTAAAATTCCTACTCCATTTTCAATTTCATTTTTATTTTCTAAAATTATTTTTCCAATATCATTTGTACTTTTAGCTGTTTGATCCGCCAATTTTGATACTTCATCTGCAACAACTGCAAATCCTAGACCTGCATCTCCCGCCCGCGCTGCTTCAATAGCTGCATTCAAGGCTAGTAAATTAATTTTACTAGAAATGGAATTAATGATAGAAATAATTTGAACCATCTGCTTAGATCTTTGATTTACTGAATTCATATTGTTCTTCATAGTACCCAAGATTTGCGAAGTGATAGTAGAATCTTTTTGCAAGCTAGAATTTTTAGTAAATATTTTATGTATTTCTTTGGATAAATTATTGAATGTCTCAGACAATTCTTTTATTTGATTTTGAAGATCGGTAACACTCTCACTTTGATTTTCCATTGCATGATTAATAGAACTATTTATCGACGTGGCTTCTTTTGTTTTCTTCATCATATCGTCAAATGCTCGGCTTTGACTTTGTGAACTTTCTGTGAAAGAAAAAGAACTTGTAGTGAGTTCTTTTGTTAGCTGTAAAAGTTTTTTACTTAACCCTTGATTTTGTTGCTCATACAATAATAGTGAGTTTGCAAGATTATTAATATGCTGACCGGTAATTCCCATTTCTGATTTAGTGAGCATAGGAATTTTATTTCCAGATAAATTTCCTACCTGCAATTCTTCTAAATTTGCAATCATATTTTTACTTTCAAGTCTCATACCTCTTGTCGCTTCAAATACCAATAAAAAAATAGTTCCAAAAGATAGAATAGAAATAAAACTAATATGCAAACTAATATTATTGATTTGAATTCGATTTTCGTTACTTAAGAATAGTAGGTATCCCAAAATTACTAAAGGTACTAAAAGAGCAGAACCTACTGTCAAAAGCATTCTTTGAAATAAATTAAATAGATTTATTTTTTGATTCACTAAACTAACGTTCCTAAATTCTTCTCTTTGCAAATAAGGAATAAATTGATTTTCAAAAAAGTAATAACGAATCAGTGCAGTGATGGGAGCAGCAAATAACATGATAAGAAAAAGTGGTATTAAATTCCAAATCGTGAGATTGATAAAAAAAGATAGACTTAACCAGGCAACAAATAAAGTCAAAACCCATCGAATCATTCCAAGCTTTGCTTCAATTTTTGGATAATTTAATATAGCGATCTTTGTTTCTAAAGGATTCTGCTTAGGATTATCAATTTTTTCTAAAAGTTCTGAGAGGAGATAAATTTGTATTGGCTTTAATATAGGAAATTCTACAACAATTGAAATCAATGCACTGTATATTACAAAAATAAGTTCCTCTTCTTTGAATCCTCCCGATACAGCTCCAAAGTAAGCTGTTAGAGGAGCAATAAAAGCAATAATATAGAATTCAAAATGCAATATTACTCTAGTTATAAATTTATTTTTTTCAGACATTGTAAATACTAAACCAGTTAAAATTAAAAATATTACGGTTTTAAAGTAGTATTCGGCACATTTTAAATTAATCCATAACAAATCTATTTTTAAATACAGGAGTTCTATGGTTTCTTTCTAGCGGCTATCGCCTCTTACCTCAACGCGCTTGCGCGTAAGGTGAATTATTAACTGACGTTACGCAAAAAAGGAAAATTATGAAGTTTGAAGATAAATTAAGAATATTAGAAAATGCTAATGAATTAATAAATTCAATAGCCCGCGGCAGCGAGCCCACCGCTAGGTGCAAACCTCCCGTGGACGCAGGACTCACCTTGCGTAAGGTGAATTATTAAGAAATAAGGAAACATTGTATTAAATGTCGCGGTTGCAAATAAAAAATGTATGTAGCAGATTCTTCCAAGTTTTATTTTTAGAATTATGTTAAAATGAATACCATGACAAAATTACTCGTGAATTATTTTTTTTCAGGGACATTATTCATTGCTGGAATCATTCATTTGATACCCGCTCGAGTTTTGTTTGATTCAGAGTGGTATATTCTATTTAGCCGCTAAAAATTCGGATAATTTCTTTAAGTCATTATTCTCAATGCTAAATGTCATTGGTTTTTCTCCAGAATACAATCTAATTTTTATTGGATTTGAAGTAGATATACTTTGTTCAAATGAATCATTTAATTTTATTGAACCTCTTAGGATTTTATAATTGGAACTACTAACCTTTGAGTTGGAACCATATACTTTAGAAATATTTTCAGCGGAAATTTCTTCAATTTTATAATTTAATTTATTATCATCTATAAGAA is a window of Leptospiraceae bacterium DNA encoding:
- the rplF gene encoding 50S ribosomal protein L6, whose amino-acid sequence is MSRVGKDIVTLPVKTEVKQSGDKIEVKGPLGSLTTPLYKGITMSVEGNVVKFARLNEDKQTLALHGLVRALFNNCVKGVSTGWEKNLEIFGVGFRAQKKGSNLVMNLGFSHEVVFPEPQGIKIDVTDQLKIKISGVDRQLVGQVAANIRGFKEPEPYKGKGIKYANEYIKRKAGKTGKK
- the rpsH gene encoding 30S ribosomal protein S8, encoding MSLSDPIADMLTRIRNAGSAKHPTCKVSGSKIKNSILGIMKEEGFISDFQEAKVNNIPEYTITLKYDDTRRPVIREIERVSKPGRRVYIQSEDIKPVKSNLGIAIISTSKGIMSNKKAMKLKIGGEVICKVS
- a CDS encoding type Z 30S ribosomal protein S14, coding for MAKTSIVARQNKKPKFKVRTYNRCALCGRPRAFIRRFGMCRICFRELASTAQIPGVTKSSW
- the rplE gene encoding 50S ribosomal protein L5 — protein: MEQSRLKKKYNEEIKSALLKKFNFKSPSQVPKIEKIVLNVGMGEGHSNPKALESALDTLAAITGQKAVKTVAKKSIAGFKLREKMNIGCMLTLRGEKMFEFLDRFINVALPRVRDFKGVNPKGFDGRGNYNLSIKEQIIFPEIQFDKVHSMHGMNITMVTSTKSDEEAYELLAGFGMPYRKK
- a CDS encoding 50S ribosomal protein L24 is translated as MANKLPYRGSEPTKFKKIKLKKDDEVICIGGADKGKKGKVLSIDKRKDRVFVSGINKRKKYVRPTQENPQGGIIEIENSIHISNVMLYDSKKKKGARVGFEVKSGTKERILKSKG
- the rplN gene encoding 50S ribosomal protein L14 codes for the protein MIQMQTFLQVADNSGVKRVQCVKVLGGSKKRYATIGDEIIVAVKDSQPAYGLRDSIGKKVHTKAVQRAVVVRTRKEIRRPDGSYIRFDDNAVAIIDEKGNPKGTRIFGPVARELRDKKFMKIISLAPEVL
- the rpsQ gene encoding 30S ribosomal protein S17, which encodes MEEKVEVKKRKTVTGKVVSTKMAKTVVMEIEFRQNHPMFKKITRKTSRLKVHDEQNECKEGDVIIAMETRPLSSQKRHKLLKIVERAK
- the rpmC gene encoding 50S ribosomal protein L29 — translated: MKLKLKDIKDTDITTQLAEARKELRTHRFQYVVARSLENPMVIRNLRKKVARLLTVKREREIAATKAAKK
- the rplP gene encoding 50S ribosomal protein L16; translation: MLAPKRVKYRKWHIGRLKGKDEVANKVSFGEFGLMAITSGRITARQIEAARVSINRRVKRGGKLWIRIFPHTPVTKKPAETRMGKGKGNPEFWVSEVRPGRVLFEMSGIDEAAAKKALTLASYKLPIHTEFVKRTLI
- the rpsC gene encoding 30S ribosomal protein S3; translation: MGQKVNPVGLRIGITRTWDSIWFAKEDYTKNLHEDIKIREFLQNKFKNSSLVKVVIERFPEKINVNLHTAKPGVVIGQKGQNIENVKTLLKPMSDKPININIIEVKKPETVAQAIAETIATQIEQRMPFRRVMKAELRRAMRGGVEGIKISISGRLNGADMARTESYKDGRIPLHTLRAKIDLGMKEALTTFGQIGIKVWTYAGDHISSSNEEVEDKYAVKRRTN
- the rplV gene encoding 50S ribosomal protein L22; this translates as MEAKAVAKYVRVSARKARLVANEVRGYDYTEAVDILKFTQKRVADEILNVVNSAAANAVVADAKIDLTKVYIKKIYVEDGPIMKRFKARARGRASRIRKRLSHITVVLSN
- the rpsS gene encoding 30S ribosomal protein S19, with protein sequence MSRSLKKGPFIDDHLMRKITKMNSEGNKKPFKTWSRRSTVFPDMIGHTVMIHNGNKFIPVYINDNMVGHKLGEFAPTRTYRGHSGADKKVKK